In one window of Campylobacter coli DNA:
- a CDS encoding PepSY-like domain-containing protein, whose product MKTKFIPAILACSVILASANIVPTASAQTPAAAPAPVHPYPAYPQQAVPPQDYFNGLPKNITSQIQNLYPGAFIVDIDWEAYGYEVKLNNYMELYFDRNGNFLGQEFDD is encoded by the coding sequence ATGAAAACAAAATTTATCCCTGCTATTTTGGCATGCTCTGTAATTCTTGCAAGTGCAAATATAGTCCCTACTGCTTCGGCTCAAACTCCTGCAGCCGCGCCTGCTCCGGTTCATCCATATCCTGCATACCCACAACAAGCTGTGCCGCCACAAGATTATTTTAATGGCTTGCCAAAAAACATTACCAGTCAAATTCAAAATCTCTATCCAGGTGCTTTTATCGTTGATATAGATTGGGAAGCATATGGTTATGAGGTTAAGCTTAATAACTACATGGAGCTTTATTTTGATCGCAATGGTAATTTTTTAGGACAAGAATTTGATGATTGA